One Microplitis mediator isolate UGA2020A chromosome 3, iyMicMedi2.1, whole genome shotgun sequence DNA segment encodes these proteins:
- the LOC130664379 gene encoding protein sidekick isoform X2 translates to MTKEVDFLKMTARSSGGRVRRLVILFTIYILLNTDNASGAAESLQEPRFTTQPSGISNILIENRTKILQCQARGYPPPKYRWFKDGVALSNEFTSESFWRIQNANKKDAGVYYCVASNEVGSIFSERVTFSVAYMGVFKDQTEKVISVGYGEAAILELPPIESHPTPDVTWSTPDGPVPYGINYATSQRRLLILNAGDNDEDLYRARAMNTQIGKEEYSPYFKLEVIGDPNVEVAPSIIIAPNDTQIAKDQPVTYLDCIANARSLHELRVLWTKDGVPIENARISYSFNDLWNRTLELISANLTYTGVYTCHVTLRSGGYPMINASARVDVFEKPTFVNELKRETHGDYGSAVLIPCEVVGVPMPKITWYHNAEPVDSFIGTKFDINEDGTLVIKRLTMSYAGMFQCLASNDAGESSSYTWLKVKMGKRSGMNFVKRVARWAAGYRVVRVRQSDRRFEFTSIPIMETSPRNLTVLDGKDATIVCRAVGAPIPNTTWIFNDTIPVEIAGRVQLLDTGDLSIAAVNLNDAGKYTCIRSNDAGSVNGSGYLSVHVRTQIIRPPSDTSVLLGHTAKLECKVSNDPSVPYDIDWFYNAQLINRASSRVKMRHDGTLEIGAVRASDVGEYTCTVISPGGNETRSARLSVIELPFAPINVVAERVESISPRSVNISWVPGFDGNSEIKKFVVERRVVPETGPIADSLSNWVVENDNVSSQVRWCLLEDLKAAAAYQFRVTAVNLVGEGPPSEPSNVVILPQEPPSGPPVGFVGSARSDSEIITQWQPPLDEHCNGHILGYILRYRLHGYYNQSPWIIQNITNEAQKNYLLSDLITWKDYLVQVAAYNDKGVGVFTDGLIIKTREGVPEAPPTNVRVKAINSTAVQVWWKPPNPQKINGINQGYKIQAWTRGNLTEENEYKSIKVPPSLFDPLAEQSAIISGLKKYTKYNITVLCFTDPGDGQRSNPIEVRTSEDVPDEVENLQFDDISDRALTVKWSPPSEINGVLTNYQLKYMIKDLQESLRVLNFSADTLSSKVEQLQPTTHYKFEVIAWTSKGPGKSRVATIQSGVEPVLPEPPSKLALSNIDAFSVVLQFTPGFDGNSSIIKWTVQAQTKRNTTWYNIYEVSDPDASTITVSGLTPFMQYKLRLIANNVVGASKPSEPTKEFQTIQAPPSHPPMNVTVRAMSATELRVRWIPLQQLEWYGNPRGYNVTYTEVRTNKSQSITIEDHTANSYVLENMEEFALYEIVMQAYNDVGFSSPSPKAIERTRESVPSVGPSNVEANATSSTTILVKWGEVPVEHQNGQIEGYKVYYSANGRSSFQFRNIPKNTTFTTTLTELKKFVQYHIHVLAYTRLGDGALSTPPVRVQTFEDVPGPPSNVSLPDVSFSTARIIWDTPEDPNGEILGYKVMYYLNNSQERQFSKEVEAEARTFTATGLESEKHYMFLVTAQTRLGWGKTAFALVLTTNNRERPQPPSTPQISRSQVQSRQITFSWTPGTDGSAPLRYYTVQKSENAGAFQVIPERVDPSLTSYTANNLKPFTFYQFRIQATNDIGPSDWSDESAQVQTLPAAPSRGVTGLKVVPITTTSIEVHWDMIEEIHWSGDHTTGGYRVVYQPVSDFPTALEATPKQEIIGINQTKMILSDLMEDRNYEIVVLPFNSEGDGPPSPPVTVYVGEAVPTGEPQGLKAEPISSTEVFLKWKPPQAHMQNGDLLGYKIFYLVTDSPQVLDKKQEEEIEVVPATSLQHSLVFLDKYTEYKVQVLAFNPAGDGPRSPPITVRTKQDLPGPPSNLQFTEITMTSMRVTWDPPKLRNGEIVGYVVTYETAEQNDKFSKQVKQKVTETSLLIQPLEEEVTYTFTVRALTIDFGPPVSGNVTTGPQEGSPMIPTNLSVTKTVSYVHLKWKNGASGKGPILGYYIETRRKAKEDWQHYDSRWQTIAKSDNGPLDEFTISYQNLLPSTAYLFRVISYNRYGISYPAYSTETILTPSKLYLEYAYLQHRPFYRQTWFMVTLAATSIVIIIMVVAILCVKSKSYKYKQEAQKTLEESMAMDIDDRQESDLSLYRTRPSGGTLSIGNGCGTLGKRGTIARKSMHPPPPPLHGKSPPRPSPASVAYHSDEESLKGYDENPDDSSVTEKPSEISSTDSQGSESENESVQSDPHSFVNHYANVNDSLRQSWKRQKPVRNYSSYTDSEPEGSAVVSLNGGQIIMNNMARSRAPLPGFSSFV, encoded by the exons ATGACAAAGGAAGTGGATTTTTTAAAGATGACTGCGAGGTCGTCTGGAGGACGAGTACGGAGACTCGTTATTCTTTTTACGATTTATATTCTTCTCAATACTGATAATGCATCCGGTGCTGCTG aATCCTTACAAGAGCCAAGATTTACCACACAACCATCTGGTATAAGCAATATATTGATAGAAAATAGAACAAAAATACTTCAATGTCAAGCACGAG GATATCCTCCACCAAAATACAGGTGGTTCAAAGACGGTGTCGCGCTGAGCAATGAATTTACATCAGAGTCATTTTGGCGGATCCAGAACGCAAATAAAAAAGATGCTGGAGTTTACTACTGCGTTGCTAGCAATGAAGTCGGTTCAATTTTCAGTGAACGTGTTACTTTCTCAGTTGCAT ACATGGGAGTATTTAAAGACCAAACAGAAAAGGTAATAAGTGTAGGGTATGGTGAAGCAGCTATTTTAGAGTTACCACCTATCGAGAGTCATCCAACACCCGACGTCACCTGGTCAACGCCAGACGGACCAGTACCTTATGGTATTAATTATGCAACGAGTCAGCGCAGGCTTCTCATCTTGAATGCCGGCGACAATGACGAAGACTTGTATAG agcTCGGGCTATGAACACACAAATAGGCAAAGAGGAGTACAGTCCGTACTTTAAGCTTGAAGTAATTGGCGATCCAAATGTTGAAGTTGCGCCTTCAATTATTATCGCTCCAAATGACACACAAATTGCTAAAGACCAACCAGTAACTTATCTTGACTGTATTGCAAACGCACG ATCATTACACGAATTAAGAGTTCTCTGGACAAAAGACGGCGTACCAATTGAAAACGCCCGTATCTCATACAGCTTCAATGACTTGTGGAACCGGACACTGGAACTTATCTCTGCTAATTTAACGTACACTGGAGTCTACACATGTCACGTTACACTTCGCAGCGGTGGATATCCGATGATAAATGCCAGTGCTCGTGTTGATGTTTTTGAAAAGCCCACGTTTGTTAATGAATTGAAACGCGAGACTCACGGTGATTATGGATCAGCTGTTTTGATCCCCTGTGAAGTTGTTGGTGTTCCTATGCCTAAAATAACTTGGTACCATAATGCAGAACCAGTTGATTCTTTTATTGGGACCAA GTTTGATATTAATGAAGACGGTACGCTGGTTATCAAGAGACTGACGATGAGCTACGCGGGAATGTTTCAGTGTTTAGCTTCAAATGATGCGGGTGAATCTTCTAGTTACACGTGGCTTAAAGTCAAGa TGGGCAAAAGATCCGGCATGAACTTTGTGAAGAGAGTGGCCCGATGGGCTGCAGGCTATCGAGTAGTCAGGGTACGACAATCCGACCGGCGCTTTGAATTCA CTTCAATCCCGATTATGGAGACCAGCCCGCGAAATTTGACGGTTTTGGATGGAAAAGACGCGACGATAGTTTGCCGAGCTGTTGGAGCACCGATTCCCAACACGACGTGGATTTTTaatg atacgATACCAGTAGAGATCGCTGGCCGCGTTCAACTGCTTGACACTGGAGACCTTTCAATCGCGGCCGTGAATTTAAATGATGCAGGAAAATACACTTGTATTCGTTCAAATGATGCGGGTTCCGTCAACGGGTCAGGTTATCTGTCAGTGCACGTCCGGACACAAATAATTCGTCCCCCAAGTGACACATCAGTGCTTCTAGGACATACAGCAAAGCTTGAATGCAAAGTATCCAACGATCCAAGTGTTCCTTATGACATCGACTGGTTCTACAATGCGCAGTTGATAAATCGAGCCAGTTCTCGGGTAAAAATGCGTCACGACGGTACTCTGGAGATCGGCGCAGTCCGCGCATCTGATGTGGGCGAGTACACATGTACTGTTATCTCCCCAGGTGGTAATGAGACCCGCAGTGCACGTCTCAGTGTAATCGAATTACCATTCGCTCCAATAAATGTAGTCGCTGAACGTGTTGAAAGTATTTCCCCTCGATCTGTCAACATCAGCTGGGTGCCGGGTTTCGACGGCAACAGCGAGATAAAAAAGTTCGTCGTCGAACGTCGCGTGGTACCAGAAACTGGACCTATAGCTGATTCACTGTCCAACTGGGTCGTGGAAAATGACAACGTGTCTTCACAAGTACGCTGGTGTCTGCTCGAAGATTTAAAAGCCGCAGCTGCTTATCAATTTCGCGTTACTGCTGTCAATCTAGTAGGCGAAGGTCCTCCTTCTGAGCCGAGCAACGTCGTTATACTTCCGCAAGAGCCACCGTCAGGACCACCCGTTGGATTCGTCGGCTCAGCGAGATCTGATTCTGAAATCATCACTCAGTGGCAGCCGCCTTTGGACGAACACTGCAATGGACATATTCTGGGTTACATTTTAAGATACCGCCTCCATGGTTACTACAACCAGAGCCCGTGGATTATACAGAACATTACTAATGaagcacaaaaaaattatttgctatCGGACTTGATAACTTGGAAAGATTATCTGGTACAAGTTGCCGCGTATAATGACAAAGGTGTCGGTGTATTTACTGATGGGCTGATTATCAAGACGAGAGAAGGAGTTCCCGAAGCACCACCGACTAATGTACGGGTGAAAGCCATCAACTCAACGGCGGTCCAGGTCTGGTGGAAGCCACCGAATCCTCAGAAAATAAATGGAATCAATCAAGGATATAAAATCCAAGCATGGACTCGCGGAAATTTAACTGAAGAAAATGAATACAAGTCAATTAAAGTACCGCCGAGTTTATTTGACCCGCTCGCTGAACAGTCGGCTATCATAAGTGggctaaaaaaatacacaaaatacAATATTACGGTTCTTTGTTTCACTGATCCAGGAGATGGGCAACGAAGTAACCCCATTGAAGTACGAACGAGTGAAGATGTACCAGATgaagttgaaaatttacaatttgatGACATAAGCGATCGCGCACTGACAGTTAAGTGGAGTCCGCCGAGCGAAATAAACGGCGTACTGACGAATTACCAACTAAAGTACATGATTAAAGATTTGCAAGAATCATTGcgcgttttaaatttttccgcggATACGCTGTCAAGCAAAGTGGAACAGCTTCAACCAACAACGCATTATAAATTCGAAGTAATCGCCTGGACATCAAAAGGCCCCGGGAAATCACGAGTTGCTACTATTCAGTCGGGCGTTGAACCAGTTCTTCCAGAACCACCTTCAAAATTGGCTCTATCTAATATCGATGCATTTTCAGTTGTTCTCCAGTTCACACCGGGCTTCGACGGCAACTCCTCGATAATCAAGTGGACCGTTCAAGCGCAAACAAAACGCAATACCACATGGTACAATATTTATGAAGTTTCAGATCCGGATGCCAGCACAATTACTGTCAGCGGATTGACTCCATTCATGCAATACAAACTGCGTTTGATTGCTAATAATGTCGTCGGTGCTTCTAAACCTTCTGAGCCAACAAAAGAATTCCAAACGATTCAAGCTCCACCTTCGCACCCACCAATGAATGTCACAGTCCGTGCAATGAGTGCTACTGAACTCCGTGTCCGCTGGATTCCTCTTCAGCAGCTTGAATGGTACGGCAACCCACGAGGTTACAATGTGACGTACACCGAAGTGAGGACCAACAAGTCTCAGAGTATCACCATTGAAGACCACACTGCCAATTCTTACGTCTTGGAAAACATGGAAGAATTCGCGCTCTACGAAATTGTAATGCAGGCATACAATGACGTCGGTTTTTCCTCGCCAAGTCCGAAAGCTATTGAGCGAACTCGTGAGTCTGTGCCGTCAGTAGGGCCGTCGAATGTTGAAGCCAATGCTACATCGTCGACAACAATTCTAGTTAAATGGGGCGAAGTTCCGGTAGAACATCAAAATGGGCAGATTGAAGGCTACAAAGTTTACTACAGCGCTAATGGTCGCTCCTCATTCCAGTTTAGAAACATTCCAAAGAATACTACATTCACTACGACCCTCACAGAGCTAAAGAAGTTCGTCCAGTATCATATCCACGTGCTGGCTTACACGAGACTTGGTGACGGAGCGCTGAGTACTCCGCCAGTTCGTGTTCAGACATTTGAAGACGTACCGGGACCTCCATCGAATGTTTCGCTTCCTGATGTGAGTTTTTCTACCGCCCGTATTATTTGGGACACGCCTGAAGATCCCAATGGGGAGATTCTGGGCTACAAAGTTATGTATTATTTGAACAACAGCCAGGAGAGACAGTTCTCGAAAGAGGTAGAAGCAGAAGCGCGTACATTTACTGCTACTGGTTTGGAATCTGAGAAGCATTACATGTTCCTAGTGACTGCGCAGACAAGATTGGGCTGGGGAAAAACGGCTTTTGCGTTGGTGCTCACGACAAATAATCGCGAAAGACCGCAGCCTCCATCCACGCCTCAAATAAGCAGGTCCCAGGTCCAGAGCAGACAAATAACATTTTCTTGGACACCGGGAACTGATGGATCGGCGCCTCTGCGCTATTACACAGTACAAAAATCGGAGAATGCTGGAGCTTTTCAAGTTATTCCTGAGCGTGTGGATCCATCTCTCACGTCTTACAcagcaaataatttaaaaccatTTACATTTTACCAGTTTCGTATACAAGCGACCAATGACATTGGCCCGTCAGACTGGAGCGACGAGTCTGCGCAAGTGCAAACACTTCCTGCAGCCCCGTCGCGTGGTGTTACCGGTCTCAAAGTCGTCCCCATCACTACGACAAGTATCGAAGTACACTGGGATATGATCGAAGAAATTCATTGGAGTGGAGATCACACTACTGGAGGCTACCGAGTCGTTTATCAACCGGTCTCTGATTTTCCTACGGCACTTGAAGCGACGCCAAAGCAGGAAATAATCGGTATCAATCAAACTAAAATGATTCTGAGTGATTTAATGGAGGACAGAAATTATGAAATCGTCGTACTGCCATTTAATTCCGAAGGAGACGGACCCCCAAGTCCACCAGTTACCGTTTACGTCGGCGAAGCCGTACCGACTGGTGAACCTCAAGGTCTCAAAGCAGAGCCTATTTCCTCGACggaagtatttttaaaatggaaACCGCCTCAAGCGCACATGCAAAACGGCGACTTACTTGgctacaaaatattttatctagtCACTGACTCACCTCAAGTACTAGATAAAAAACAAGAAGAAGAAATCGAAGTTGTACCCGCGACCTCTCTGCAGCACAGCCTAGTTTTCCTAGACAAATACACCGAGTACAAAGTCCAAGTGTTGGCATTCAATCCCGCTGGTGATGGTCCACGTTCGCCTCCGATTACTGTTCGTACAAAGCAAGACTTGCCCGGTCCACCCAGCAATCTCCAGTTCACTGAAATCACCATGACGAGTATGCGCGTAACTTGGGACCCGCCTAAGCTCCGCAATGGAGAGATCGTCGGCTACGTCGTTACTTACGAAACCGCTGagcaaaatgataaatttagcAAACAAGTTAAGCAAAAAGTTACGGAAACAAGTCTTCTAATTCAGCCTCTCGAAGAGGAAGTCACGTATACTTTTACAGTACGGGCTCTGACAATCGATTTTGGTCCTCCAGTATCAGGGAATGTTACAACCGGTCCTCAAGAAGGCTCACCAATGATTCCAACGAATCTCTCTGTCACCAAAACTGTCTCCTATGTCCATTTAAAATGGAAGAATGGCGCGTCTGGCAAAGGACCTATTCTTGGTTACTACATTGAAACTCGCAGAAAAG CCAAAGAAGATTGGCAGCATT atGACTCCCGATGGCAGACGATTGCGAAGAGCGACAACGGGCCGCTTGATGAATTTACGATATCATATCAAAATCTTTTGCCATCGACTGCGTACCTCTTCCGTGTGATTTCTTACAACCGCTACGGCATCAGTTATCCCGCTTATTCAACGGAAACAATTTTAACGCCGTCGAAATTGTACTTGGAGTACGCGTACCTTCAGCACCGTCCGTTTTACCGGCAGACCTGGTTCATGGTGACACTTGCCGCGACGTCGATAGTAATTATCATCATGGTCGTTGCTATTTTGTGCGTGAAAAGCAAGAGCTATAAATACAAACAGGAAGCACAGAAGACTCTGGAAGAATCGATGGCAATGGACATTGATGACCGTCAGGAATCTGATCTGTCACTTTACCGCACGCGGCCTTCTGGTGGTACTCTGAGTATTGGAAATGGATGTGGGACTTTGGGTAAACGGGGTACTATTGCCAGAAAGTCAATGCATCCTCCACCGCCGCCATTGCACGGGAAATCACCACCGAGACCTTCACCAGCATCCGTTGCTTATCACAGCGACGAGGAAAGTCTCAAAGGATATGACGAAAATCCAGATGACAGCAGTGTCACGGAAAAACCATCAGAAATAAGTTCAACAGACtctcag GGCTCGGAGAGCGAAAATGAAAGTGTTCAATCAGATCCGCattcatttgtaaatcattaCGCAAATGTTAATGATTCATTACGACAATCGTGGAAGAGACAAAAACCAGTAAGAAATTACTCATCATACACAGATTCGGAACCAGAAGGAAGTGCCGTTGTGAGTTTAAACGGCGgacaaataataatgaataacatGGCTAGATCACGAGCTCCACTTCCTGGTTTCTCGTCGTTCGTTTAA